In Lepidochelys kempii isolate rLepKem1 chromosome 8, rLepKem1.hap2, whole genome shotgun sequence, a single genomic region encodes these proteins:
- the PHYKPL gene encoding 5-phosphohydroxy-L-lysine phospho-lyase isoform X3, protein MQAQPCSRRETLALRRQLIGSSCKLFFPEDPVKIVRAKGQYIYDEHGREYLDCINNVSHVGHCHPDVVKAAHEQNQLLNTNSRYLHDNLVDYAKRLSKTLPEKLCTFYFLNSGSEANDLALRLARQYTKHEDIIVLDHAYHGHLTSLIDISPYKFRNLEGQKEWVHVAPLPDTYRGIYREDHKDSVLAYANEVKKIIEQAQKRGRKIAAFFIESLPSVGGQIIPPEGYFQMIAEHVHKAGGVFVADEIQVGFGRVGKCFWAFQLQGEDFVPDIVTMGKPMGNGHPIACVATTKEIAEAFADTGVEYFNTFGGNPVSCAIGLAVLDVIEKEHLQAHATQVGNFLMELLNQQKVKHPIIGDVRGVGLFIGVDLIKDQEKRIPATEEAEYLITRHGKRKDM, encoded by the exons ATGCAGGCCCAGCCGTGTTCCCGGCGGGAGACGCTGGCTCTGCGGAGGCAGCTCATCGG CTCTTCCTGCAAGCTCTTTTTTCCTGAAGATCCAGTGAAGATTGTTAGGGCAAAAGGCCAGTATATATATGATGAACATGGAAGAGAATACCTTGACTGTATCAACAATGTGTCTCATG ttgggcATTGCCATCCTGATGTAGTAAAAGCAGCACATGAACAGAATCAGTTGCTAAATACAAATTCTCGCTATCTCCATGATAATTTGGTGGATTATGCAAAGAGACTTTCTAAAACACTGCCTGAGAAGCTGTGCACATTCTATTTTTTGAATTCAGG ATCAGAAGCCAATGATCTTGCCTTGAGATTGGCACGACAATATACAAAACACGAGGATATTATTGTTCTGGACCA tgcTTACCATGGACATCTGACATCCTTGATTGACATAAGTCCATATAAATTCAGAAATCTAGAAGGACAAAAGGAATGGGTCCATGTG GCTCCTCTCCCAGACACATACCGCGGAATATACAGAGAAGACCATAAAGATTCAGTCCTAGCCTACGCCAATGaagtgaaaaaaataattgagCAAGCACAAAAAAGGGGCAGAAAG ATTGCTGCATTTTTCATTGAATCTTTGCCAAGTGTGGGTGGTCAGATCATTCCACCAGAAGGTTATTTCCAGATGATAGCAGA ACACGTACACAAGGCAGGAGGAGTTTTTGTTGCTGATGAAATTCAGGTTGGCTTTGGCAGGGTTGGCAAATGTTTTTGGGCATTTCAGCTTCAGGGAGAGGATTTCGTACCGGATATTGTCACTATGGGCAAACCAATGGGAAATGGGCACCCCATCGCCTGTGTAGCAACAacaaaagaaattgcagaagCATTTGCAGACACTGGCGTGGAGTATTTTAATACA TTTGGAGGAAATCCTGTTTCATGTGCAATAGGTTTAGCTGTTTTAGATGTGATTGAGAAGGAACATCTTCAGGCCCATGCCACACAAGTAGGCAACTTCTTGATGGAATTACTGAATCAACAGAAGGTCAAGCATCCTATCATTGGTGATGTCAG gggtGTTGGATTATTTATTGGAGTGGATTTGATAAAAGACCAAGAGAAAAGGATCCCAGCTACTGAAGAGGCTGAGTATTTAATAacaag ACATGGAAAGAGAAAAGACATGTGA
- the PHYKPL gene encoding 5-phosphohydroxy-L-lysine phospho-lyase isoform X1 — MQAQPCSRRETLALRRQLIGSSCKLFFPEDPVKIVRAKGQYIYDEHGREYLDCINNVSHVGHCHPDVVKAAHEQNQLLNTNSRYLHDNLVDYAKRLSKTLPEKLCTFYFLNSGSEANDLALRLARQYTKHEDIIVLDHAYHGHLTSLIDISPYKFRNLEGQKEWVHVVCTYCSLYTSTISVNLLSTTSVALLIIRHCSLVQAPLPDTYRGIYREDHKDSVLAYANEVKKIIEQAQKRGRKIAAFFIESLPSVGGQIIPPEGYFQMIAEHVHKAGGVFVADEIQVGFGRVGKCFWAFQLQGEDFVPDIVTMGKPMGNGHPIACVATTKEIAEAFADTGVEYFNTFGGNPVSCAIGLAVLDVIEKEHLQAHATQVGNFLMELLNQQKVKHPIIGDVRGVGLFIGVDLIKDQEKRIPATEEAEYLITRLKRDYILLSTDGPGRNVLKFKPPLCFTMDNAKLVVDKMDEILTDMEREKTCEPVGKHH; from the exons ATGCAGGCCCAGCCGTGTTCCCGGCGGGAGACGCTGGCTCTGCGGAGGCAGCTCATCGG CTCTTCCTGCAAGCTCTTTTTTCCTGAAGATCCAGTGAAGATTGTTAGGGCAAAAGGCCAGTATATATATGATGAACATGGAAGAGAATACCTTGACTGTATCAACAATGTGTCTCATG ttgggcATTGCCATCCTGATGTAGTAAAAGCAGCACATGAACAGAATCAGTTGCTAAATACAAATTCTCGCTATCTCCATGATAATTTGGTGGATTATGCAAAGAGACTTTCTAAAACACTGCCTGAGAAGCTGTGCACATTCTATTTTTTGAATTCAGG ATCAGAAGCCAATGATCTTGCCTTGAGATTGGCACGACAATATACAAAACACGAGGATATTATTGTTCTGGACCA tgcTTACCATGGACATCTGACATCCTTGATTGACATAAGTCCATATAAATTCAGAAATCTAGAAGGACAAAAGGAATGGGTCCATGTGGTATGTACATATTGCAGCCTATATACCTCGACTATTTCAGTTAATTTATTATCCACCACATCTGTGGCATTACTAATCATAAGGCATTGTTCCCTTGTTCAGGCTCCTCTCCCAGACACATACCGCGGAATATACAGAGAAGACCATAAAGATTCAGTCCTAGCCTACGCCAATGaagtgaaaaaaataattgagCAAGCACAAAAAAGGGGCAGAAAG ATTGCTGCATTTTTCATTGAATCTTTGCCAAGTGTGGGTGGTCAGATCATTCCACCAGAAGGTTATTTCCAGATGATAGCAGA ACACGTACACAAGGCAGGAGGAGTTTTTGTTGCTGATGAAATTCAGGTTGGCTTTGGCAGGGTTGGCAAATGTTTTTGGGCATTTCAGCTTCAGGGAGAGGATTTCGTACCGGATATTGTCACTATGGGCAAACCAATGGGAAATGGGCACCCCATCGCCTGTGTAGCAACAacaaaagaaattgcagaagCATTTGCAGACACTGGCGTGGAGTATTTTAATACA TTTGGAGGAAATCCTGTTTCATGTGCAATAGGTTTAGCTGTTTTAGATGTGATTGAGAAGGAACATCTTCAGGCCCATGCCACACAAGTAGGCAACTTCTTGATGGAATTACTGAATCAACAGAAGGTCAAGCATCCTATCATTGGTGATGTCAG gggtGTTGGATTATTTATTGGAGTGGATTTGATAAAAGACCAAGAGAAAAGGATCCCAGCTACTGAAGAGGCTGAGTATTTAATAacaag ATTAAAGAGAGACTATATTCTGTTGAGTACAGATGGTCCAGGAAGAAATGTGCTTAAATTCAAGCCTCCACTGTGCTTTACTATGGACAATGCCAAATTAGTTGTGGACAAAATGGATGAAATATTAACAG ACATGGAAAGAGAAAAGACATGTGAGCCTGTAGGAAAACACCATTAA
- the PHYKPL gene encoding 5-phosphohydroxy-L-lysine phospho-lyase isoform X2: MQAQPCSRRETLALRRQLIGSSCKLFFPEDPVKIVRAKGQYIYDEHGREYLDCINNVSHVGHCHPDVVKAAHEQNQLLNTNSRYLHDNLVDYAKRLSKTLPEKLCTFYFLNSGSEANDLALRLARQYTKHEDIIVLDHAYHGHLTSLIDISPYKFRNLEGQKEWVHVAPLPDTYRGIYREDHKDSVLAYANEVKKIIEQAQKRGRKIAAFFIESLPSVGGQIIPPEGYFQMIAEHVHKAGGVFVADEIQVGFGRVGKCFWAFQLQGEDFVPDIVTMGKPMGNGHPIACVATTKEIAEAFADTGVEYFNTFGGNPVSCAIGLAVLDVIEKEHLQAHATQVGNFLMELLNQQKVKHPIIGDVRGVGLFIGVDLIKDQEKRIPATEEAEYLITRLKRDYILLSTDGPGRNVLKFKPPLCFTMDNAKLVVDKMDEILTDMEREKTCEPVGKHH; this comes from the exons ATGCAGGCCCAGCCGTGTTCCCGGCGGGAGACGCTGGCTCTGCGGAGGCAGCTCATCGG CTCTTCCTGCAAGCTCTTTTTTCCTGAAGATCCAGTGAAGATTGTTAGGGCAAAAGGCCAGTATATATATGATGAACATGGAAGAGAATACCTTGACTGTATCAACAATGTGTCTCATG ttgggcATTGCCATCCTGATGTAGTAAAAGCAGCACATGAACAGAATCAGTTGCTAAATACAAATTCTCGCTATCTCCATGATAATTTGGTGGATTATGCAAAGAGACTTTCTAAAACACTGCCTGAGAAGCTGTGCACATTCTATTTTTTGAATTCAGG ATCAGAAGCCAATGATCTTGCCTTGAGATTGGCACGACAATATACAAAACACGAGGATATTATTGTTCTGGACCA tgcTTACCATGGACATCTGACATCCTTGATTGACATAAGTCCATATAAATTCAGAAATCTAGAAGGACAAAAGGAATGGGTCCATGTG GCTCCTCTCCCAGACACATACCGCGGAATATACAGAGAAGACCATAAAGATTCAGTCCTAGCCTACGCCAATGaagtgaaaaaaataattgagCAAGCACAAAAAAGGGGCAGAAAG ATTGCTGCATTTTTCATTGAATCTTTGCCAAGTGTGGGTGGTCAGATCATTCCACCAGAAGGTTATTTCCAGATGATAGCAGA ACACGTACACAAGGCAGGAGGAGTTTTTGTTGCTGATGAAATTCAGGTTGGCTTTGGCAGGGTTGGCAAATGTTTTTGGGCATTTCAGCTTCAGGGAGAGGATTTCGTACCGGATATTGTCACTATGGGCAAACCAATGGGAAATGGGCACCCCATCGCCTGTGTAGCAACAacaaaagaaattgcagaagCATTTGCAGACACTGGCGTGGAGTATTTTAATACA TTTGGAGGAAATCCTGTTTCATGTGCAATAGGTTTAGCTGTTTTAGATGTGATTGAGAAGGAACATCTTCAGGCCCATGCCACACAAGTAGGCAACTTCTTGATGGAATTACTGAATCAACAGAAGGTCAAGCATCCTATCATTGGTGATGTCAG gggtGTTGGATTATTTATTGGAGTGGATTTGATAAAAGACCAAGAGAAAAGGATCCCAGCTACTGAAGAGGCTGAGTATTTAATAacaag ATTAAAGAGAGACTATATTCTGTTGAGTACAGATGGTCCAGGAAGAAATGTGCTTAAATTCAAGCCTCCACTGTGCTTTACTATGGACAATGCCAAATTAGTTGTGGACAAAATGGATGAAATATTAACAG ACATGGAAAGAGAAAAGACATGTGAGCCTGTAGGAAAACACCATTAA